A genomic window from Lotus japonicus ecotype B-129 chromosome 1, LjGifu_v1.2 includes:
- the LOC130711499 gene encoding uncharacterized protein LOC130711499, translated as MSVFGEYVDIVKAFLAVDGVGLAVIVVQFAKIKTYKGEVVIQNVMQATKLLWNAKIPEVAVFRDGLALHGIDAQIPIGHIGGGFHNIPPHEEFITMYPRKTILELHDTDEEGLFVVLATFSQLVDGEKWWYSSCRCRRAVTIEDGMFYCSACSTAVLDVTPRFRLKVEVYDGDEVATFVLFDTDCQHILKKSCREIVLCSKGKSADEEYPDVMKSIIGKEVLFKVEKSSDHGMKYDDSYKVKKICDDLAIIELFKDKTKIQTPTKLLTDPFATISSSEDKESLFSEKSVGCSSETSAVAETSVSLDDLSPFEGASICSVAGNSENDGLSNFNPETDGLSIANSESDGRTLTRPARKRKLVNVKTEK; from the exons ATGTCTGTGTTTGGAGAGTATGTTGATATTGTTAAAGCTTTTCTTGCTGTTGATGGTGTTGGTCTTGCAGTTATTGTTGTTCAGTTTGCTAAGATCAAGACTTACAAAG GAGAAGTTGTTATCCAGAATGTTATGCAAGCTACAAAGCTATTGTGGAATGCTAAAATTCCAGAGGTTGCTGTATTTCGTGATGG GTTGGCCTTGCATGGTATTGATGCTCAGATTCCTATTGGTCATATTGGTGGTGGATTCCACAATATTCCTCCCCATGAGGAGTTCATTACAATGTATCCTAGGAAGACTATTTTGGAGCTACATGACACAGATGAG GAGGGTTTGTTTGTAGTCTTAGCAACTTTTAGTCAATTGGTTGATGGGGAGAAGTGGTGGTACTCATCTTGCCGCTGCCGCAGAGCTGTGACTATTGAGGATGGGATGTTTTATTGTTCTGCTTGCTCCACTGCTGTTCTAGATGTTACTCCTAG ATTTCGTCTCAAGGTGGAGGTTTATGATGGAGATGAGGTTGCCACGTTTGTGCTGTTTGACACTGATTGTCAGCATATTTTAAAGAAGAGCTGCAGAGAGATAGTTTTATGCTCAAAG GGTAAATCTGCTGATGAAGAATACCCTGATGTTATGAAGTCAATCATTGGGAAGGAAGTTCTCTTCAAAGTTGAAAAGTCAAGTGATCATGGGATGAAGTATGATGATTCATACAAGGTTAAAAAGATCTGTGATGACTTGGCAATAATTGAACTTTTCAAGGACAAAACAAAGATTCAAACTCCAACTAAG CTTCTTACTGACCCATTTGCTACAATATCTTCATCTGAGGACAAAGAATCTCTTTTCAGTGAGAAATCAGTTGGTTGTTCTAGCGAAACATCTGCGGTTGCTGAAACCAGTGTATCTCTTGATGACCTTTCCCCATTTGAAGGTGCATCAATTTGTTCAGTTGCTGGCAACTCTGAGAATGATGGTTTAAGCAATTTCAACCCTGAAACTGATGGTTTAAGCATTGCCAACTCTGAAAGTGATGGTCGAACCTTGACCAGGCCTGCAAGAAAGAGGAAGTTGGTCAATGTGAAGACTGAAAAGTGA